A window of the Podospora bellae-mahoneyi strain CBS 112042 chromosome 6, whole genome shotgun sequence genome harbors these coding sequences:
- a CDS encoding hypothetical protein (EggNog:ENOG503NTW3; COG:S) — protein sequence MFNELCVRNTKIKSKKNKAPLPQKCGGGIHSALLQANSVAAACSTPPKYKMYQPNQTSSRETTLRYLTWDTPLSDQHEKAVQKIRDPTKWPAQEKHFVAGLSILTTFMAAYSISAYVSGVSSIAAEYGSSRTVVLVGMPTFQTAFAAAPMVLAPFSEFVGRKPVFLSTYGLYILCTLLIPLVNNLSGLLITRFFQGVGASTFSTMVGGIIADIYQPHERGMPMSLFATASFSGGIGQLASNFVVEPLGWRWIYWHQLIANALLMALIFFFFQECRGPLLLSRRAKILNSADLAPCNEKLSTPRITWKVKEEEERATLKQMIRISLTRPFYLLFTEPVVFWFSMWISFSWALLFMFYVSVPLTFETTYSFTPRQAGLVMLATVVGAGLGNLCYPFQERLYRKYVTEQPRFSLLRQFRKRPDSSGLCSDWNPEARLYTACLLSVAMSIGMFMYGSLMMPDIHWIFAVLSVTVVTFGSYSIYLAVFTYFADVYATYASSAMAAQSFCRNAVAGALPLGVTPMFTNLGFMEASLLLGGFGLLMSVVPLVLVVLGPEIRARSKFAKSLH from the exons ATGTTTAATGAGCTCTGTGTGCGGAATACAAAGATTAAAagcaagaagaacaaggccCCGCTACCTCAAAAATGCGGAGGTGGCATCCATTCTGCCCTACTCCAAGCCAACAGCGTTGCTGCAGCATgttcaaccccgccaaagTATAAGATGTATCAGCCAAACCAAACCTCAAGTCGGGAAACCACATTGAGGTACTTGACTTGGGACACACCTCTCTCAGATCAGCATGAGAAAGCCGTTCAGAAAATCAGAGACCCCACCAAATGGCCAGCCCAAGAAAAGCATTTTGTAGCTGGCCTTAGTATTCTCACAACATTCATGGCTGCATATTCCATCTCCGCATACGTTTCTGGGGTTAGCTCCATCGCCGCCGAATATGGGTCATCTCGCACTGTAGTCCTTGTCGGCATGCCTACGTTTCAAACAGCCTTTGCTGCAGCGCCAATGGTTCTGGCTCCTTTCAGCGAATTTGTTGGCCGGAAACCTGTCTTCTTGAGTACATATGGACTCTACATCC TTTGTACCCTGCTTATTCCTCTTGTCAACAATCTTTCGGGACTCCTGATTACCAGGTTCTTTCAAGGTGTTGGTGCCAGCACATTCAGCACCATGGTTGGAGGCATTATCGCAGACATTTACCAGCCCCACGAGCGTGGTATGCCAATGTCGTTGTTCGCAACAGCATCCTTCTCAGGCGGAATAGGTCAGCTGGCGTCAAACTTCGTAGTTGAACCCTTGGGTTGGCGCTGGATCTACTGGCACCAGCTGATTGCCAACGCCCTTCTCATGGCCctgattttctttttctttcagGAATGCCGCGGACCACTGCTCTTGAGTAGAAGGGCAAAGATCCTCAATTCGGCTGACTTGGCCCCGTGCAATGAAAAACTGTCGACACCTCGCATCACTTGGAAGGtgaaagaggaagaagagcgTGCCACCCTGAAGCAAATGATTCGAATCAGTCTAACCAGACCGTTTT ACCTACTCTTTACTGAGCCAGTCGTATTCTGGTTCAGTATGTGGATCTCTTTCAGCTGGGCGCTGCTCTTCAT GTTCTATGTGTCAGTGCCTCTCACATTTGAAACGACATATTCGTTCACACCGCGACAGGCTGGCCTTGTAATGCTGGCAACCGTCGTCGGTGCGGGTCTCGGAAATCTTTGTTACCCTTTCCAAGAACGGCTCTACCGCAAATATGTCACTGAACAACCCAGGTTCAGTCTTCTCCGTCAGTTCAGAAAAAGGCCAGATTCTTCTGGCTTGTGCAGCGACTGGAACCCAGAAGCTAGATTGTATACAGCATGCCTTCTGAGTGTTGCAATGTCCATCGGAATGTTCAT GTACGGGTCACTCATGATGCCAGATATTCACTGGATATTTGCAGTTCTTTCCGTCACTGTCGTCACGTTCGGGTCTTATTCGATTTACCTCGCCGTCTTTACCTATTTCGCTGATGT CTATGCCACATATGCCAGTTCGGCCATGGCGGCCCAGAGCTTCTGCAGAAATGCTGTGGCAGGGGCTCTACCATTGGGCGTGACTCCAA TGTTCACTAACCTCGGTTTTATGGAGGCTTCCCTCCTCTTGGGTGGATTTGGactgttgatgag CGTGGTACCGCTGGTTCTGGTTGTTCTAGGTCCAGAGATTCGAGCGAGGAGCAAGTTTGCAAAG tcccTCCATTGA
- a CDS encoding hypothetical protein (EggNog:ENOG503P3U3), with amino-acid sequence MNHCYGPLPMRDFWGPSDAPQIPFEGDPFPYLPCDVQDEGVAFDSNHASYEYDFPPIHATSDATNVPISGLAFPINIASSPSPLPEHPVPNQGWVESLRSHNFLLPAVNYSGAVSNPFAISLGMNNANTYISVPEQRRESEPRYLVPNETHTHDNFIPCMGLQLDIPGSGTVFLPEEDPDRYDLEEVFSMFYQGNRNLQRMSPQLIEATLGIPSDSNDSQHLICSQNNERQSDQDSATLDALSAQPQIPSSPSTLAQSPDALSEPATSLSAPQRDRGIPSTSRPRLLVAPPGFSHSHILVITSNPESLPASLWDGARLAELEKDIRLKALDIESQIPSSQDSSSRDFNQKRQRVDNQPQSNGTQKVSKASGVPTISSYPALFPCPASVPTSDPLPSAMPHSRVPKRKANAERQATSQIKKESTCLLCRVMKEKCSDGTPCLRCVRVLQNERSILRVPCQPATLDDIELYRRRTQIGLFVYYYEQSSESDLPRRSASIIDTNPLESQLSQNCPLTVADTFAVHEFGNLPPKHAPTSEDLSKSSVLARYLELHLASIIETLGTNNNFIATTLKVAEKYSRPTGSKTRTMLRHALYIFAARFLRRTYWVQVDTVTENYRVAWMDAPWRALPVSTPRSLAEAETLNDILKDHLRFLEKSVIHAFTKKIYARKKEDWFEIFLVTFIFQVILSENLEMSFYSHFPGLEKPIECPWSTFGGLRSYSSKRIASYFSAINGRDPFLKPGARAWEGFGDTERTYLDQCGILLKEGYTKRDDLGFRRSASMGDADSPGSWWKWAVETILGNG; translated from the exons ATGAACCACTGTTACGGGCCGCTTCCCATGCGTGATTTTTGGGGACCCAGCGATGCACCACAGATCCCCTTCGAGGGTGACCCGTTCCCTTACCTCCCATGTGATGTTCAAGATGAAGGGGTAGCTTTCGATTCAAATCATGCTTCTTACGAATATGATTTCCCGCCTATTCACGCCACAAGCGACGCCACGAATGTGCCAATTAGCGGATTGGCATTTCCTATCAACATCgcttcatcaccctcaccgctTCCCGAACATCCGGTTCCGAACCAAGGCTGGGTAGAATCACTCCGTTCCCACAACTTTCTATTACCTGCAGTAAATTATTCGGGTGCCGTCTCCAATCCATTTGCGATTTCCTTGGGCATGAATAACGCAAACACTTATATATCGGTCCCCGAACAGCGGCGTGAATCCGAGCCACGGTATCTGGTCCCAAATGAGACTCATACCCATGACAACTTCATCCCTTGTATGGGCCTCCAATTGGATATCCCAGGTAGTGGAACGGTCTTCCTTCCCGAAGAAGACCCCGATCGGTATGACCTCGAGGAAGTTTTCAGCATGTTCTACCAAGGGAACAGAAACCTTCAGAGAATGTCGCCGCAGCTCATTGAAGCGACCCTGGGCATCCCCTCAGACTCTAACGATTCCCAACACCTGATATGTTCCCAGAACAATGAGCGTCAGTCGGACCAGGACTCAGCCACTCTCGACGCCCTTTCCGCGCAGCCGCAGATACCATCAAGCCCTTCTACACTAGCACAGTCGCCAGATGCTTTATCGGAACCTGCTACAAGCCTCTCGGCACCTCAGAGAGACCGTGGCATCCCTTCCACTTCTAGACCCAGACTTCTGGTGGCTCCTCCGGGTTTCAGTCATTCGCATATCCTGGTCATTACCAGCAACCCTGAGTCATTGCCGGCATCGCTGTGGGATGGAGCGCGGCTTGCCGAACTGGAGAAGGACATAAGGTTGAAGGCCTTGGATATCGAATCCCAAATACCAAGCAGTCAAGATAGCAGTTCACGCGATTTCAATCAGAAACGACAGCGAGTCGATAACCAACCCCAGTCCAATGGCACGCAAAAAGTCTCGAAAGCCAGCGGCGTACCGACAATAAGCTCCTATCCTGCTCTGTTTCCATGTCCTGCTTCTGTTCCAACTTCAGATCCTCTCCCAAGTGCCATGCCTCACAGCCGTGTTCCTAAGCGCAAAGCGAATGCCGAACGACAAGCCACTAGTCAAatcaagaaggagagcaCTTGCTTACTATGCCGAGTAATGAAGGAAAAG TGTAGCGATGGCACACCATGCCTACGATGCGTCAGAGTATTGCAGAATGAGAGATCGATACTACGTGTGCCATGTCAGCCAGCAACACTAGACGATATTGAGCTTTATAGGCGGC GCACTCAAATCGGTCTTTTCGTTTATTATTACGAGCAGAGCAGCGAATCGGATCTGCCACGGCGCAGCGCGAGTATCATCGATACCAATCCACTGGAATCACAACTAAGTCAAAACTGCCCACTGACGGTCGCTGATACGTTCGCGGTTCATGAGTTTG GGAACTTGCCACCCAAACATGCACCAACTTCAGAGGACTTGAGCAAGAGTAGTGTTCTCGCCCGATACTTGGAGTTGCACTTGGCATCCATCATCGAGACGCTGGGCACAAACAACAACTTCATTGCTACTACTCTGAAGGTAGCTGAGAAGTATAGCAGGCCAACAGGGTCGAAGACACGT ACAATGTTACGGCATGCTTTGTACATCTTTGCCGCAAGATTCCTACGCCGGACCTACTGGGTACAGGTTGATACAGTGACTGAGAACTACAGAGTAGCATGGATGGACGCGCCGTGGCGAGCGTTGCCTGTTTCAACACCAAGGTCACTTGCTGAAGCAGAGACTCTCAACGACATACTGAAAGATCACTTGCGCTTCCTGGAGAAGTCCGTCATCCACGCCTTCACCAAGAAGATTTATGCTAGGAAAAAGGAGGACTGGTTTGAGATCTTTCTAGTGACCTTCATCTTCCAAGTCATCCTCAGTGAGAATCTCGAGATGAGCTTTTACAGTCATTTCCCAGGGCTC GAGAAGCCCATCGAGTGCCCCTGGTCAACGTTTGGAGGGCTTCGAAGCTATTCCTCCAAGAGAATTGCTTCTTACTTTTCCGCAATCAATGGTCGTGATCCATTCTTGAAGCCCGGTGCTAGAGCATGGGAAGGCTTCGGGGACACCGAGCGCACGTACTTGGATCAGTGCGGGATTCTGTTGAAAG AGGGCTATACAAAACGGGATGATTTGGGATTCCGCAGGTCGGCTTCAATGGGAGATGCTGATTCTCCGGGGAGTTGGTGGAAATGGGCCGTGGAAACGATTCTTGGGAACGGCTAG
- a CDS encoding hypothetical protein (EggNog:ENOG503P3IC), with product METAIATVFYLDKSPYKNEKPYFCCLPPELLQGNSSTNHVHIPADITVTNIRSEVATFSLDENGFEVAEQTLDDQFNYESVKSGSEIEQRYIQEMEAFLTERFEAKKVVVFDVETRKRNREFPGNIGQKSSLEQPVRGVHVASAIERAVYIVRQHNLDEQLLSGRMQIIKSGASLLIMPSIGADLSPTRSSWRPFFSDLEDWPLGLCDARTIDIEEDIIPSDTVFPNNVAETLQVHRSSAHKWYFLDKQSQNELLLFKIFDSDDTSSRGK from the exons ATGGAGACAGCAATAGCAACAGTGTTCTACCTTGACAAGTCACCATACAAAAACGAAAAGCCGTATTTCTGCTGCCTCCCACCGGAGCTTTTGCAAGGAAATTCTTCAACTAATCACGTCCATATCCCAGCCGATATCACCGTCACCAACATCAGAAGCGAGGTAGCAACATTCAGCCTCGACGAAAATGGCTTCGAGGTGGCGGAACAGACCCTGGATGACCAGTTCAATTATGAGAGCGTGAAGTCCGGCAGCGAGATCGAGCAGCGCTACATTCAGGAAATGGAAGCGTTTCTGACAGAAAGATTCGAGGCCAAGAAAGTCGTCGTCTTTGATGTAGAG ACTCGGAAGAGGAACCGCGAATTTCCGGGCAACATCGGGCAGAAGTCAAGCTTGGAGCAGCCTGTCCGTGGTGTCCATGTTG CCAGCGCAATCGAGAGAGCTGTGTACATTGTCCGGCAACATAACCTCGACGAGCAATTGCTTTCTGGGAGGATGCAGATCATAAAGTCAGGTGCCTCACTCCTGATCATGCCATCCATTGGTGCTGACCTATCTCCAACTCGAAGCTCATGGCGGCCGTTCTTCTCTGACCTCGAGGACTGGCCGTTGGGGTTGTGCGATGCCAGAACCATTGACATCGAGGAAGATATAATACCTTCCGATACGGTATTTCCGAACAACGTCGCGGAAACGCTACAAGTCCACCGATCCTCGGCCCATAAATGGTACTTTCTTGACAAACAGTCGCAGAATGAGCTGCTGCTATTCAAGATCTTCGATTCGGATGATACCAGCTCCAGAGGTAAGTAA
- a CDS encoding hypothetical protein (COG:G; CAZy:GH47; EggNog:ENOG503Q3XA), with amino-acid sequence MIQGRRIVRTFFAVVFFLLVVGLFRPFDSPIRPPPQPSRPDGKIRFKPSSFDWTTVRQRYPAKLIHSLPTSSPKQFPPVQHHFRDYTHDATTVKRQEAVRNAFEKSWKSYRKHAWLRDELAPVSGEGKTTFGGWAATLVDALDTLWIMGLHDEFLSAATAAAQLDWADTTVTSANLFETTIRHLGGLLSAYDLSGERALLEKATELGNMLYMAFDTPNRMPGFWLNFKDAKRGTQVAGTNDPSACPASLSLEFTRLSQLTGDPKFYDAVSRVTDLLERTQSSSKLPGMWPKLINFREGTLNHESGFTLGALADSLYEYLPKMAILLGGQEPRYEKMHRAAMEVVVEHLVFRPMIPAEDNPHDILFVGDAFVRSDKIDHVPESQHLSCFVGGMFGLGGKVFNLPEHVDIGGRIARGCGWAYDAFPTGLMPEIFGLVRCGSVKEPCVWDEEKWEKEGARGLKKGFSNARDPRYILRPEAIESVFLLYRMTGKEELREVAWRMFESVMKSTETKLAYSAIADVTVKGETRRLDSMESFFLAETLKYFYLMFSPPDIISLDEFVFNTEAHPFRRPK; translated from the coding sequence ATGATCCAGGGCCGGCGCATCGTGCGAACCTTCTTCgccgtcgtcttcttcctcctcgtcgtcggcctctTCCGCCCATTTGACTCCCCCATCCGCCCCCCACCGCAGCCATCGAGGCCTGATGGCAAAATCCGCTTCAAACCCAGCAGCTTCGACTGGACCACGGTTCGCCAACGATATCCTGCGAAGCTGATCCATTCTCTTCCCACGAGCTCACCGAAGCAGTTCCCACCTGTCCAGCACCATTTCCGCGATTATACACACGATGCGACGACCGTAAAGCGACAGGAAGCGGTGCGCAATGCCTTCGAGAAGAGTTGGAAGAGCTACAGGAAGCACGCATGGCTTCGTGACGAACTGGCGCCGGTTAGTGGAGAAGGCAAGACGACATTTGGCGGGTGGGCTGCGACACTGGTGGACGCGCTGGATACACTCTGGATAATGGGCCTTCACGATGAGTTCCTGTCCgctgcaacagcagcagcccagcTGGACTGGGCAGACACGACCGTCACCAGCGCCAATCTGTTCGAGACCACGATCCGACACCTCGGCGGCTTGCTCAGCGCCTACGACCTGAGTGGAGAAAGGGCCCTCTTGGAGAAGGCTACAGAGCTGGGAAACATGCTCTACATGGCTTTTGACACACCCAACCGTATGCCGGGCTTCTGGCTCAACTTCAAGGACGCCAAGCGGGGCACCCAAGTTGCCGGAACGAACGATCCCTCTGCTTGTCCGGCCTCCTTGAGTCTCGAATTTACGCGACTGTCGCAGCTCACCGGAGATCCCAAGTTCTACGATGCCGTCAGCCGAGtcaccgacctcctcgaGCGCACCCAGTCCTCGTCCAAACTGCCCGGCATGTGGCCCAAGCTGATCAACTTTCGCGAGGGGACGCTAAACCACGAGTCAGGCTTCACGCTCGGCGCCCTTGCAGACTCGTTGTACGAGTACTTGCCCAAGATGGCCATTTTGCTTGGCGGCCAGGAACCGCGCTACGAAAAGATGCACCGCGCCGCcatggaggttgtggtggaacACCTGGTTTTCCGACCCATGATACCGGCCGAGGACAATCCTCACGATATCCTTTTTGTGGGCGATGCGTTTGTGCGATCTGACAAGATTGATCACGTCCCCGAAAGTCAGCATTTGTCCTGTTTTGTGGGTGGCAtgtttgggcttgggggcaAGGTCTTCAACCTCCCAGAGCACGTCGACATCGGTGGGCGCATCGCGCGTGGTTGTGGATGGGCGTACGACGCTTTCCCGACAGGTTTGATGCCCGAGATCTTTGGCCTTGTGCGCTGCGGCTCAGTGAAGGAGCCATGTGTGTGGGACgaggagaagtgggagaaggagggtgcCCGGGGCTTGAAGAAGGGCTTCTCCAACGCGCGCGACCCGAGGTACATTCTGAGGCCGGAAGCCATCGAGAGTGTGTTCTTGCTATACCGCATGACgggcaaggaggagctgagggaggtggcgtgGCGTATGTTTGAGAGCGTGATGAAGTCCACCGAGACGAAGCTGGCGTACTCGGCTATTGCTGATGTGACTGTGAAGGGCGAGACACGAAGGCTGGACTCGATGGAGAGCTTTTTTTTGGCGGAGACGCTCAAGTACTTTTACTTGATGTTTTCGCCTCCGgacatcatcagccttgaTGAGTTTGTCTTTAATACGGAGGCACATCCGTTCCGTCGGCCGAAGTAG
- a CDS encoding hypothetical protein (EggNog:ENOG503NY18) has translation MKESGINGGLETLKPPHQILAVATSPLTTTTTAIMDAKTTTTTTSAVPPSEQTTKWNTKNLPFRLGADLISAASAAVLVAPIISVIDRSIMENASGRSPLLTSLRTSLTTFLTSPKTMFLSKPFGLIFALYGGTYLTANTLDTYLSTTQSLPPTYVSSGPEKFIASSTANIGICIYKDQVFVRLFGPPGITRPVTLPSYALFAMRDCMTIFASFNVPGLLGPRIQERLSEGWRRSGPTGATMAQFAAPAAVQVFSTPVHLWGLDIYNRPGVGVGERVRLVVRNWGVSTAARVCRIVPAFGVGGVVNFKVRGGLMGGLGE, from the exons ATGAAGGAGAGTGGAATAAACGGCGGCTTGGAAACTCTCAAACCGCCTCATCAGATTCTTGCAGTCGCAACTTcacccctcaccaccacaaccacggCAATCATGGACGCCAaaactaccaccaccaccaccagtgccGTCCCCCCAAGCGAGCAAACCACAAAATGGAACACCAaaaacctccccttccgccTCGGCGCCGACCTCATCTCTGCCGCCTCAGCAGCCGTCCTCGTAGCACCCATCATCTCAGTCATTGACCG ATCAATAATGGAAAACGCCTCAGGCCGCTCCCCCCTCCTAACCTCCCTCCGCACCtctctcaccaccttcctcacctcccccaaaacaatgTTCCTCTCCAAACCCTTCGGCCTCATCTTCGCTCTCTACGGCGGCACCTACCTCACAGCCAACACCCTAGACACCTACCTCTCAACAACGCAATCCCTGCCCCCCACATACGTCTCCTCCGGCCCAGAAAAGttcatcgcctcctccacagcaaaCATAGGAATCTGCATCTACAAAGACCAAGTTTTTGTCCGCCTGTTTGGTCCCCCGGGCATCACCCGCCCTGTCACCCTCCCGTCGTACGCACTGTTTGCGATGAGGGATTGCATGACGATTTTCGCGTCTTTTAATGTGCCGGGGCTGCTGGGGCCGAGGATACAGGAGAGGCTGAGcgaggggtggaggaggtcggggCCGACGGGGGCGACGATGGCGCAGTTTGCcgcgccggcggcggtgcaGGTTTTCAGCACGCCGGTGCACCTTTGGGGGCTGGACATTTACAACAGGCCgggagtgggggtgggggagagggtgaggttggtggtgaggaattGGGGGGTGAGcacggcggcgagggtgtgCAGGATCGTGCCGGcttttggggtggggggggtggtgaatttcaaggtgaggggggggttgatgggggggttgggggagtgA